One segment of Planctomycetota bacterium DNA contains the following:
- a CDS encoding PDZ domain-containing protein produces MRPGAAPGRGGGAVKGHWLASLALLLATVVRSATAQDPANAGSLALAEEEAFRAAAATVAPAVVRIEPGVATAAVGAGAEAAPATSFSTGVVVGAEGWIVTTAFAVPDDVAETVVRFPDGSRAVGRVVGRDEARSLVLLRVEALPAGCAPPTEWVRRADLAVGQWTIALGRGWDSATPGVAVGILSALDRSWGRSVQTDASVSPANYGGALVDIRGRMIGILAPLPADTAGMSSGTELYDAGIGFAVPYEDLVRVLPRLQAGETLRPGIIGIGYASRDAVNGPARVAVCRAGSPAAKAGIRAGDRIVSANGRAVTRVADLRHVVAPLYAGDRLELELERGTGDTATERIAASVELVARLPPWRRTVLGIVPTREVPTAAADGAAEPAATGIRVGWVWPDGPAAAAGVLPGDVVVAVRPVEAERAGERLALAAPAQLAGFVGGLEPGSSVILELKRDAAPVEVTVVTTVAQAGVPADVPVTEADPAAVRVVRLEAPELPEPVLAVVPDGAATEPLGALVWFDPPRGAVDAEGALRTWRTAAARHRVAVLVPGSSDPQRWGRADIGAVARALDSLRSRRAIDPSRVAVAGNGAGGQFAWLVAERLGPAVRGVALVGASLPRQATIEPAEPGRSRVVLFGGSATEPHLRDADRERLTAAGYPVGTLPGGDGGDAPAENLCAWVEALGVL; encoded by the coding sequence ATGCGACCTGGGGCCGCGCCCGGCCGCGGGGGAGGCGCCGTGAAGGGACACTGGCTCGCGTCGTTGGCGCTGCTGCTGGCGACCGTCGTGCGGTCGGCGACGGCACAGGATCCGGCCAACGCCGGCAGCCTGGCGCTGGCGGAGGAGGAGGCGTTCCGGGCTGCTGCAGCCACGGTCGCGCCGGCGGTCGTGCGCATCGAGCCGGGGGTCGCGACGGCCGCGGTCGGCGCCGGCGCCGAGGCGGCACCGGCGACGAGCTTCTCGACTGGCGTCGTCGTCGGTGCCGAAGGCTGGATCGTGACCACCGCCTTCGCCGTTCCGGACGACGTCGCCGAGACGGTCGTCCGCTTCCCCGACGGCAGCCGCGCGGTCGGCCGGGTCGTCGGCCGTGACGAGGCACGGTCGCTCGTCCTGCTCCGCGTCGAAGCCCTCCCCGCGGGCTGTGCGCCGCCGACGGAGTGGGTGCGCCGCGCCGACCTGGCGGTCGGGCAGTGGACGATCGCGCTGGGGCGCGGCTGGGACAGCGCGACGCCGGGGGTCGCAGTCGGCATCCTCTCGGCGCTCGATCGCTCCTGGGGGCGCAGCGTGCAGACCGACGCCTCGGTGTCGCCCGCCAACTACGGCGGGGCACTGGTCGACATCCGCGGCCGGATGATCGGGATCCTCGCCCCGCTGCCGGCCGACACCGCCGGGATGAGCTCGGGCACCGAGCTGTACGACGCCGGGATCGGGTTCGCCGTTCCCTACGAGGATCTCGTCCGCGTCCTGCCGCGGCTCCAGGCGGGGGAGACGCTCCGTCCCGGGATCATCGGCATCGGCTACGCGTCGCGCGACGCCGTCAACGGGCCGGCACGCGTCGCCGTGTGCCGTGCCGGCTCCCCGGCCGCGAAGGCGGGGATCCGCGCCGGCGACCGGATCGTGTCAGCCAACGGCCGGGCGGTGACGCGCGTGGCCGACCTCCGCCACGTGGTCGCTCCGCTCTACGCCGGCGATCGGCTGGAACTGGAACTGGAGCGCGGCACGGGCGACACGGCGACCGAGAGGATCGCCGCCAGCGTCGAGCTGGTGGCGCGCTTGCCCCCGTGGCGCCGCACCGTCCTCGGGATCGTGCCCACCCGCGAAGTGCCGACGGCTGCGGCCGACGGTGCCGCGGAACCGGCGGCCACCGGGATTCGCGTCGGCTGGGTATGGCCCGACGGGCCGGCGGCCGCGGCCGGTGTGCTTCCCGGCGACGTCGTCGTGGCGGTCCGTCCCGTCGAGGCCGAGCGTGCCGGCGAGCGGCTGGCCCTCGCGGCGCCCGCGCAGTTGGCCGGCTTCGTCGGCGGGCTCGAGCCAGGGAGCAGCGTGATCCTCGAACTGAAGCGCGACGCCGCGCCGGTCGAAGTCACGGTCGTGACGACCGTCGCCCAGGCCGGCGTGCCCGCGGACGTCCCGGTGACGGAGGCCGATCCGGCCGCCGTGCGCGTCGTCCGCCTCGAGGCGCCGGAGCTGCCCGAACCCGTCCTCGCCGTCGTACCCGACGGCGCGGCCACCGAACCGCTCGGGGCGCTGGTCTGGTTCGATCCACCGCGCGGTGCCGTCGACGCCGAAGGGGCGTTGCGAACGTGGCGGACGGCGGCCGCGCGGCACCGCGTCGCCGTGCTCGTGCCCGGATCGTCGGACCCGCAGCGCTGGGGCCGGGCCGACATCGGCGCCGTCGCCCGGGCCCTCGACAGCCTGCGGAGCCGGCGCGCGATCGACCCCAGCCGGGTGGCCGTGGCCGGGAACGGAGCCGGAGGGCAGTTCGCCTGGCTCGTGGCGGAGCGGCTCGGGCCGGCGGTGCGCGGCGTGGCCCTCGTCGGCGCGTCGCTGCCACGGCAGGCGACCATCGAGCCGGCCGAGCCGGGGCGCAGCCGCGTCGTCCTGTTCGGCGGCAGTGCGACCGAACCCCACCTTCGCGACGCCGACCGCGAACGGCTCACCGCCGCCGGCTACCCCGTCGGAACGCTGCCCGGTGGCGACGGCGGTGACGCCCCCGCCGAGAATCTCTGTGCGTGGGTCGAGGCACTGGGCGTCCTGTGA
- a CDS encoding PDZ domain-containing protein, which produces MGRRRAGGRSARAAVVAGRSPRRRRWRSSRRVRLGRTDVRALCDPDGVGGGGHRGRRRGDDPRQARQGDRAGAVPPGTRGGRATRRRHRRGRARRPAAGAPRGLVCRRPRRRRQPDRAGGGSGRRRLCRRPDRRRGDADTGPRRGRAVFRKPRGSRGAGAVLRPAGAGRRGAVGATAERTGVPHPHRGTALPGDRRAGDRPRRPGRRRGRRPDRRSRSVSGRGLRRRLGHRRAADRRRSHRRSPDGDPRRIHVARRSGIPVAARVRRHRQVADRRTVPRGTMQPATASRRRCDWRSARAVPWPALVAVVVATATASRPAAGAEAGTAPPDSVLAAERDRVAVMARASGAAVAIFAGDAGGGSGVLVSPDGYALTNFHVVQPAGVAMKCGLSDGRLYDAVLVGLDPTGDLALVKLVGRDDFPWAELADSDTVAVGDPCFAAGNPFLLATDFQPSVSAGIVSGVHRYQGPAGTILEYADCIQVDAAINPGNSGGALFDARGAVIGINGRASFEKRGRVNVGVGYAISSNQARHFLGALKGGRIVDHATLGATVATASDGRVVVSDILESSDAYRRGLRYDDEVVALAGRPVRTVNAFKNVLGTLPSGWRVPLVYRRGGQRHEILVRLAAVHAPAELEAIVSGEGGPRQRRRTPGSRRPQAPGDEPPPDEAPAAPAAREPPPLPDALRGLHEARPGFANFHFNLVERDRVAAAIAARHPVERPAGTWRVVGRLTDKEAFRIELAPARASIDLPTGTSAIDAAGELDANPAPPGSGGLLAALVLWRRLILDGPRSLGRTTYLGTVPAATAAGAEPAGTAIPVYDDVLDAAVGGVEARFIVAADGAVTGIDLWTAPDAEPCEVRFAYAADGGVGDAVGLPRSFTVRHADAAFGTFTIDEVVVEPATENADSTGPAATAGDGAGAER; this is translated from the coding sequence CGTGGTCGTCGACGGGGAGACGATCCCCGTCAAGCGCGCCAAGGTGATCGGGCTGGCGCTGTTCCGCCCGGCACCCGAGGCGGCCGGGCCACCCGCCGGCGCCATCGCCGTGGTCGTGCGCGGCGGCCGGCTGCTGGCGCGCCGCGCGGACTGGTCTGCCGACGGCCTCGTCGTCGACGGCAGCCTGACCGTGCCGGAGGAGGATCTGGTCGCCGTCGACTATGCCGTCGGCCGGACCGTCGACGTGGCGACGCTGACACCGGACCGCGTCGCGGTCGAGCCGTTTTTCGGAAACCTCGCGGCTCTCGAGGGGCTGGGGCCGTTCTTCGCCCCGCGGGCGCTGGCCGACGGGGCGCTGTTGGTGCGACCGCGGAGCGAACTGGAGTACCGCATCCCCACCGGGGGACGGCGCTTCCGGGCGACCGCCGTGCCGGCGATCGCCCGCGCCGTCCAGGGCGGCGTCGCGGTCGTCGTCCGGACCGACGATCGCGAAGTGTTTCGGGGCGTGGTCTCCGCCGCCGACTCGGCCACCGCCGCGCTGCCGATCGACGTCGATCTCACCGGCGCTCGCCGGATGGTGATCCTCGTCGAATTCACGTCGCCCGCCGATCAGGGATTCCCGTTGCGGCTCGAGTCCGCCGTCATCGACAGGTAGCCGACCGCCGCACCGTGCCGAGAGGGACCATGCAACCAGCGACAGCCTCACGGAGACGGTGCGACTGGCGCTCGGCGCGGGCGGTGCCCTGGCCGGCCCTTGTGGCCGTCGTCGTGGCGACGGCGACGGCCAGCCGTCCGGCGGCGGGCGCCGAAGCCGGCACGGCGCCCCCCGACTCGGTGCTCGCCGCGGAACGCGACCGCGTCGCGGTCATGGCCCGGGCCAGCGGTGCGGCGGTGGCGATCTTCGCCGGCGATGCGGGGGGCGGTTCGGGCGTGCTCGTCAGCCCCGACGGCTACGCGCTCACCAATTTCCACGTCGTCCAGCCCGCCGGCGTGGCGATGAAGTGCGGGCTCTCCGATGGACGGCTGTACGACGCCGTCCTCGTCGGTCTCGACCCCACCGGCGACCTGGCGCTGGTCAAGCTCGTCGGCCGCGACGATTTCCCCTGGGCCGAACTGGCCGACAGCGACACCGTCGCCGTCGGTGACCCCTGCTTCGCAGCCGGGAATCCGTTCCTCCTGGCGACCGACTTCCAGCCGTCGGTGAGCGCGGGGATCGTCTCCGGCGTCCACCGCTACCAGGGCCCGGCTGGCACGATCCTCGAGTACGCCGACTGCATCCAGGTCGACGCCGCGATCAACCCCGGCAACTCGGGCGGGGCGCTGTTCGACGCCCGGGGGGCGGTGATCGGGATCAACGGCCGGGCGTCGTTCGAGAAGCGCGGGCGCGTCAACGTCGGGGTCGGCTACGCCATCTCGTCGAACCAGGCGCGGCACTTCCTCGGCGCCCTCAAGGGGGGGCGGATCGTCGACCATGCGACCCTCGGGGCGACGGTCGCCACCGCGTCCGACGGGCGCGTGGTCGTCTCCGACATCCTCGAGAGCTCCGACGCCTACCGGCGTGGGCTGCGCTACGACGACGAGGTCGTGGCCCTGGCCGGCCGACCGGTGCGCACCGTCAACGCCTTCAAGAACGTCCTCGGGACGCTGCCGTCCGGGTGGCGCGTGCCGCTGGTCTACCGGCGCGGGGGGCAACGCCACGAGATCCTCGTCCGGCTCGCGGCCGTGCACGCCCCGGCGGAACTCGAGGCGATCGTCTCCGGCGAGGGGGGCCCGCGGCAGCGCCGGCGGACGCCCGGCTCGCGGCGGCCGCAGGCCCCGGGCGACGAGCCGCCACCCGATGAGGCACCGGCCGCTCCCGCCGCCCGCGAACCGCCCCCGCTCCCCGACGCGCTCCGCGGGCTCCACGAGGCCCGGCCGGGATTCGCCAACTTCCACTTCAACCTCGTCGAACGGGACCGTGTCGCGGCGGCGATCGCCGCCCGCCACCCGGTCGAGCGGCCGGCCGGGACGTGGCGCGTCGTCGGCCGCCTGACCGACAAGGAGGCATTCCGGATCGAGCTGGCGCCGGCACGGGCGAGCATCGATCTGCCGACGGGAACGAGCGCGATCGACGCCGCCGGTGAGCTCGACGCCAATCCCGCACCGCCGGGGAGCGGCGGGCTGCTGGCGGCACTGGTGCTGTGGCGGCGTCTGATCCTCGACGGCCCCCGGTCGCTCGGGCGCACCACCTACCTCGGCACGGTGCCGGCCGCGACGGCGGCTGGCGCGGAGCCGGCGGGCACGGCGATCCCGGTCTACGACGACGTCCTCGATGCGGCGGTCGGGGGGGTCGAGGCCCGATTCATCGTCGCCGCCGACGGTGCCGTGACCGGCATCGACCTGTGGACCGCCCCCGATGCCGAGCCGTGCGAAGTGCGGTTTGCCTACGCCGCGGACGGGGGCGTGGGCGATGCGGTCGGCCTGCCGCGGAGCTTCACCGTCCGCCATGCCGATGCCGCGTTCGGCACGTTCACGATCGACGAGGTGGTGGTCGAGCCGGCCACCGAGAACGCCGACTCGACCGGCCCGGCGGCGACCGCCGGAGACGGCGCGGGAGCGGAGCGATGA
- a CDS encoding RNA pseudouridine synthase, translating into MPSVPARNPYDPPAAATVLAPAWGPLEAVHRLDRETSGILLLARTAAARRRLGAAFAERTVRKEYVAVVDGRPPTPAGTLHLPLGPDPDRPPRQRCDPVAGRPSTTRWRSLATSAEQTLLLLEPLTGRSHQLRCHLAWLGVPIVGDPLYGRGRPVGRLLLHAARISFPHPVDGTTHTLLLPACFPPDGAPWHAADTLTPAPSAATPRR; encoded by the coding sequence ATGCCGAGCGTGCCGGCGCGCAACCCCTACGACCCCCCCGCCGCCGCCACCGTCCTGGCCCCGGCCTGGGGCCCGCTGGAGGCCGTCCACCGCCTCGACCGCGAAACCTCCGGCATCCTTCTCCTGGCGCGGACGGCGGCGGCCCGCCGCCGGCTCGGCGCGGCGTTTGCCGAACGGACGGTTCGCAAGGAGTACGTCGCCGTGGTCGACGGCCGTCCGCCGACGCCAGCTGGCACGCTCCACCTGCCGCTCGGTCCCGATCCCGACCGCCCGCCACGGCAGCGCTGCGACCCGGTCGCCGGACGGCCGTCGACGACGCGCTGGCGCTCGCTGGCCACGTCAGCGGAGCAGACGCTGCTCCTGCTCGAGCCGCTCACCGGGCGCTCGCACCAGCTCCGTTGCCATCTCGCCTGGCTCGGCGTTCCGATCGTCGGAGATCCGCTCTACGGCCGCGGCCGGCCCGTCGGCCGCCTTCTCCTCCACGCGGCGCGGATCAGCTTTCCCCATCCTGTCGACGGCACGACGCACACGTTGCTCCTGCCGGCGTGCTTTCCCCCAGACGGCGCGCCGTGGCACGCGGCCGACACGCTCACCCCCGCGCCGTCGGCCGCAACGCCGAGGCGCTGA
- a CDS encoding 2-isopropylmalate synthase → MSQLRPVRIFDTTLRDGEQSPGASMNLTEKLEIAQALVQLGVDIIEAGFPIASPGDFESVAAIAREVRGTTVCGLARCNDGDIDRAWEALRAADRPRIHVFLATSAIHREFKLRMTEDEVVARAVAGVRRARGLCADIEFSPEDAARTEIDFLCRVVEAVIDAGATTVNIPDTVGYATPTQMHGVIAALRARVPNVDRAVISVHCHDDLGLAVANSLAAVEAGAGQVECTINGIGERAGNCSLEEVVMALRTRCDTYGCATGINTRRLVPTSRLVATITGIRVPRNKAIVGRNAFAHEAGIHQDGMLKERRTYEIMRPEDVGLEKTDLVLGKHSGRAALADRARSLGYQLSPEQLQTLFDRFKALADRKKEIYDGDIAALCESQFAALPEQFSFAGYTLSCASGAIPTVELRVLHDGVAEAVTITAGDGPVDGIFLAIEKLTGIVTTCRDFRVQAVTVGKDAQAEVTVELEHGGELHRGRGVSTDSLEASAKAFLAAVNRIALGPSPRIHPQRV, encoded by the coding sequence ATGAGCCAACTCCGTCCCGTCCGCATCTTCGACACGACCCTTCGCGACGGCGAACAGTCGCCCGGCGCGAGCATGAACCTCACGGAGAAACTCGAGATCGCGCAGGCGCTGGTGCAACTCGGTGTCGATATCATCGAGGCAGGCTTCCCGATCGCCTCGCCGGGAGACTTCGAGAGCGTCGCGGCGATCGCCCGCGAGGTCCGTGGCACGACCGTCTGCGGCCTGGCGCGGTGCAACGACGGCGACATCGACCGCGCCTGGGAGGCGCTCCGGGCCGCCGACCGGCCGCGGATCCACGTGTTCCTCGCGACCAGTGCCATCCACCGCGAATTCAAGCTGCGGATGACCGAGGACGAGGTCGTCGCCCGGGCCGTCGCGGGTGTGCGCCGGGCGCGCGGGCTGTGCGCCGACATCGAATTTTCCCCCGAGGATGCGGCGCGGACCGAGATCGACTTCCTGTGCCGTGTCGTCGAGGCGGTGATCGACGCCGGCGCCACCACCGTCAACATCCCCGACACCGTCGGCTATGCGACGCCGACGCAGATGCACGGCGTGATCGCCGCCCTCCGGGCCCGCGTGCCGAACGTCGATCGGGCGGTGATCAGCGTCCACTGCCACGACGACCTCGGCCTCGCGGTGGCCAACAGCCTGGCGGCCGTCGAGGCGGGGGCCGGGCAGGTGGAATGCACGATCAACGGCATCGGCGAGCGGGCGGGCAACTGCTCGCTCGAGGAGGTCGTGATGGCGCTGCGGACGCGTTGCGACACCTACGGCTGCGCCACCGGGATCAACACCCGGAGGCTGGTGCCGACCAGCCGCCTGGTGGCCACGATCACCGGGATCCGCGTCCCGCGCAACAAGGCGATCGTCGGCCGCAACGCCTTCGCGCACGAGGCAGGCATCCACCAGGACGGGATGCTCAAGGAGCGCCGGACCTACGAGATCATGCGGCCGGAGGACGTCGGCCTCGAGAAGACCGACCTCGTCCTCGGCAAGCACAGCGGCCGGGCGGCGCTGGCCGACCGGGCACGGTCGCTCGGCTACCAGCTCAGCCCCGAGCAGCTCCAGACGCTGTTCGATCGATTCAAGGCGCTCGCCGACCGGAAGAAGGAGATCTACGACGGCGACATCGCGGCGCTGTGCGAGTCGCAGTTCGCGGCCCTTCCCGAGCAGTTCAGCTTCGCGGGCTACACGCTCTCCTGCGCCAGTGGCGCGATCCCGACCGTCGAGCTGCGCGTGCTCCACGACGGCGTGGCCGAGGCGGTCACGATCACTGCCGGCGACGGCCCGGTGGACGGCATCTTCCTGGCGATCGAGAAGCTCACGGGGATCGTCACGACCTGCCGCGACTTCCGCGTCCAGGCGGTGACCGTCGGCAAGGACGCCCAGGCCGAGGTGACCGTCGAGCTCGAGCACGGGGGCGAATTGCACCGCGGCCGTGGCGTCTCGACCGATTCGCTCGAGGCTTCGGCGAAGGCGTTTCTCGCGGCCGTCAACCGCATCGCCCTCGGCCCGAGCCCGCGGATCCACCCGCAGCGCGTGTGA
- a CDS encoding serine protease, with protein MSDTIQGRPAGGAGALLALALTLALAGPVSRAATPGETIAGAARGVVKVYGAGGVRGLEAYQTGILVTPAGHVVTVLSTVLDSDTIDCVLDDGRRYPARLVGADPARELAVLAIEGEDLPALPLVADLPRVAPGTRVLALSNLFGVAVGDERVSAQHGVVSAVVPLEARRGSYEAPYRGTVYLLDCTTNNPGSPGGALIDFRGRLVGVLGKELRASASGVWLNYALPIDEVAKAYDDIVAGRASAPVAGGGTRFDPSLLGVLLVPDLLDRTPPFLEATRAGSAAAAAGLRADDLLVAVNGRTVPSRRAVEEALGALATGDPVRLTVVRGGAIVECDLGPRPAAGEAP; from the coding sequence ATGAGCGACACCATCCAGGGACGCCCGGCAGGGGGAGCGGGGGCGCTTCTGGCGCTTGCCCTCACGCTGGCGCTGGCCGGTCCGGTGTCGCGCGCGGCGACGCCTGGGGAAACCATCGCCGGTGCGGCACGGGGCGTCGTCAAGGTCTACGGTGCCGGCGGCGTGCGCGGCCTCGAGGCGTACCAGACCGGGATCCTCGTCACCCCGGCGGGCCACGTCGTCACCGTCCTCAGCACGGTCCTCGACTCCGACACGATCGACTGTGTTCTCGACGACGGTCGGCGTTACCCGGCCCGGCTCGTGGGGGCCGACCCGGCCCGCGAGCTGGCTGTCCTGGCGATCGAGGGGGAGGACCTGCCCGCCCTGCCGCTGGTGGCCGATCTGCCCCGTGTCGCCCCCGGCACGCGCGTGCTCGCGCTCTCCAACCTGTTCGGCGTCGCGGTCGGAGACGAGCGCGTCAGCGCACAGCACGGCGTGGTCTCGGCGGTCGTGCCCCTCGAGGCGCGGCGCGGAAGCTACGAGGCCCCGTACCGCGGCACCGTCTACCTGCTCGACTGCACGACCAACAACCCCGGCTCTCCCGGCGGGGCCTTGATCGATTTCCGCGGCCGCCTGGTCGGCGTCCTCGGCAAGGAGCTCCGCGCCAGTGCCAGCGGCGTGTGGCTCAACTACGCCCTGCCGATCGACGAGGTCGCCAAGGCCTACGACGACATCGTCGCCGGCCGCGCCAGTGCTCCGGTGGCCGGCGGCGGAACACGCTTCGACCCGTCACTCCTCGGGGTGCTGCTCGTGCCCGATCTCCTCGACCGCACGCCGCCGTTCCTCGAGGCCACGCGTGCCGGTTCGGCCGCGGCCGCCGCCGGGCTCCGCGCCGACGACCTGCTGGTCGCCGTCAACGGGCGCACGGTGCCGTCGCGCCGGGCGGTCGAGGAGGCGCTCGGCGCCCTCGCCACCGGCGATCCGGTGCGGCTCACCGTGGTCCGCGGCGGGGCAATCGTGGAATGCGACCTGGGGCCGCGCCCGGCCGCGGGGGAGGCGCCGTGA
- a CDS encoding deoxyribodipyrimidine photolyase — MPSAPIDSWLALVSDVGPDTGGDGTRRFRGGRGAALERVEAIDPPRYAATRNHVDGAVTSLSPWIRHGVLGLAEVRDAALARVTRADDALVLVRELAWRDYWLRVQGALGARIGRAIEAPAAVPRRQPATRLPDDVRDAATGLACIDDFSRRLRGDGWLHNHERMWLASWLVHVRGIDWRAGADWFLSHLLDGDPASNHLSWQWVAGTFAAKPYIFNRENLESFTAGRHCRGCAVAGACDLEGSYEDLAGRLFDGAPAQRPALRIPPGGPWRPALPTAPRRPLVWVTLDAAAETAPAPRRYPDSPRLFIIDPEWLAAERPSPARLRFLFECLADIGSIDVVRGDPTVEVPRHARAHGCDGVALTDTPCPRLRRQAGAIAAVLPVEVVDRPQLVDAAGVRDLGRFSRYWQQVSASALRPTARG; from the coding sequence ATGCCTTCAGCGCCGATCGATTCGTGGCTCGCGCTGGTTTCCGACGTCGGCCCCGACACCGGCGGGGACGGCACGCGGCGCTTCCGCGGTGGCCGGGGGGCGGCGCTCGAGCGTGTCGAGGCGATCGATCCGCCCCGCTACGCCGCGACGCGCAATCACGTCGACGGCGCGGTGACCTCCCTGTCGCCCTGGATCCGCCACGGGGTCCTCGGGCTGGCGGAGGTTCGCGACGCGGCGCTGGCCCGAGTGACGCGCGCCGACGACGCCCTGGTGCTGGTGCGCGAGCTGGCGTGGCGCGACTACTGGCTGCGGGTCCAGGGTGCCCTCGGCGCGCGGATCGGCAGGGCGATCGAGGCCCCGGCCGCGGTGCCGCGCCGGCAGCCGGCGACGCGGCTTCCCGACGACGTCCGCGACGCCGCCACGGGCCTGGCCTGCATCGACGATTTCTCCCGGCGGCTCCGCGGCGACGGCTGGCTGCACAACCACGAGCGGATGTGGCTGGCGAGCTGGCTGGTGCACGTCCGCGGGATCGACTGGCGGGCGGGAGCCGACTGGTTCCTGTCCCACCTCCTCGACGGCGATCCCGCCTCCAATCACCTCTCGTGGCAGTGGGTGGCGGGCACGTTCGCCGCCAAACCCTACATCTTCAATCGGGAAAACCTCGAGTCGTTCACCGCCGGTCGCCATTGCCGCGGCTGCGCGGTGGCCGGCGCCTGCGACCTCGAGGGAAGCTACGAAGACCTCGCCGGCCGGCTGTTCGACGGCGCGCCGGCTCAGCGCCCGGCGCTGCGGATCCCTCCCGGCGGGCCGTGGCGCCCCGCGCTGCCGACGGCCCCGCGGCGACCGCTGGTATGGGTCACGCTCGATGCCGCGGCGGAGACGGCGCCGGCGCCGCGACGCTACCCCGACTCGCCGCGGCTGTTCATCATCGATCCGGAGTGGCTCGCCGCCGAGCGGCCGTCGCCGGCGCGGCTGCGGTTCCTCTTCGAATGCCTCGCCGACATCGGGTCGATCGACGTCGTGCGCGGTGATCCGACCGTCGAGGTGCCCCGGCACGCCCGTGCCCACGGCTGCGACGGCGTCGCCCTCACCGACACCCCCTGCCCGCGGCTGCGCCGCCAAGCCGGGGCGATCGCCGCGGTGCTCCCGGTCGAGGTGGTCGACCGGCCACAGCTCGTCGACGCCGCGGGCGTACGCGACCTGGGGCGGTTTTCACGCTACTGGCAGCAGGTCAGCGCCTCGGCGTTGCGGCCGACGGCGCGGGGGTGA
- a CDS encoding P-II family nitrogen regulator: MKLIIAIIQPDRLESVKEALSQVEVFRLTVLDVQGFGRQRGHAETYRGHEIAVNLLRKVQLQIAVNDAFVEPTIAAIIKGGRTGEQGQIGDGKIFVIPLEECVRIRTGERGGEAI; this comes from the coding sequence GTGAAACTGATCATCGCGATCATCCAGCCCGATCGTCTCGAGTCGGTCAAGGAAGCGTTGTCCCAGGTCGAGGTTTTCCGCCTCACGGTCCTCGATGTCCAGGGATTCGGCCGGCAGCGCGGCCATGCCGAGACCTACCGGGGCCACGAGATCGCCGTCAACCTGCTCCGCAAGGTCCAACTGCAGATCGCCGTCAACGACGCCTTCGTGGAACCGACGATCGCGGCGATCATCAAGGGGGGGCGCACCGGCGAGCAGGGGCAGATCGGCGACGGCAAGATCTTCGTCATCCCGCTCGAGGAATGCGTCCGGATCCGCACCGGCGAGCGCGGCGGCGAAGCGATATAG